One part of the Glycine soja cultivar W05 chromosome 11, ASM419377v2, whole genome shotgun sequence genome encodes these proteins:
- the LOC114375656 gene encoding serine/threonine-protein kinase SRK2I-like produces FAQSSVLHSQPKSTVGTPAYIAPEVLLKQEYDGKLADVWSCGVTLYVMLVGAYPFEDPNEPKDFRKTIQRVLSVQYSIPGGVQISPECGHLISRIFVFDPAEVISISNSWPPTAIYKFDNTQP; encoded by the exons TTCGCCCAGTCTTCAGTGCTTCATTCACAACCAAAGTCAACTGTGGGAACTCCTGCATATATTGCTCCAGAAGTATTGTTGAAACAAGAGTATGATGGCAAG CTTGCAGATGTCTGGTCATGTGGAGTAACGTTATATGTGATGCTAGTGGGAGCATATCCTTTTGAAGATCCTAATGAACCAAAGGACTTTCGCAAGACAATTCAG AGAGTTCTTAGTGTCCAGTATTCCATTCCGGGCGGTGTTCAAATATCTCCAGAGTGTGGCCACCTTATCTCAAGGATCTTTGTTTTTGACCCAGCAGAGGTAATTTCTATTTCAAATAGCTGGCCTCCTACTGCAATATATAAATTTGACAATACACAACCCTGA
- the LOC114375968 gene encoding synaptonemal complex protein ZEP1-like isoform X1, whose translation MIVNSFAHMISTKPVDRYTRPEFTENGPLAIDSKQAINHIKRKYELENMEIVNKEKEKADKAIAEIEAKCGQKIEECKEEQRQQLMRIEDEHTLLVSIEKVLNLKLLAA comes from the exons AtgattgtaaattcatttgctCATATGATATCAACTAAGCCTGTTGATCGATATACAAGACCAGAATTTACAG agAATGGGCCGTTGGCAATTGATTCTAAACAGGCTATTAATCATATTAAGAGGAAGTATGAGTTGGAGAATATGGAAATTGTGaacaaggaaaaagaaaag GCTGACAAAGCCATTGCAGAAATTGAGGCAAAGTGTGGCCAAAAAATTGAAGAATGCAAAGAAGAACAAAGGCAGCAGTTGATGCGCATTGAAGATGAACACACGTTGCTCGTAAGCATAGAAAAagtcttgaatttgaaattattggcTGCTTAG
- the LOC114375968 gene encoding synaptonemal complex protein ZEP1-like isoform X2: MIVNSFAHMISTKPVDRYTRPEFTENGPLAIDSKQAINHIKRKYELENMEIVNKEKEKADKAIAEIEAKCGQKIEECKEEQRQQLMRIEDEHTLLRSKH, translated from the exons AtgattgtaaattcatttgctCATATGATATCAACTAAGCCTGTTGATCGATATACAAGACCAGAATTTACAG agAATGGGCCGTTGGCAATTGATTCTAAACAGGCTATTAATCATATTAAGAGGAAGTATGAGTTGGAGAATATGGAAATTGTGaacaaggaaaaagaaaag GCTGACAAAGCCATTGCAGAAATTGAGGCAAAGTGTGGCCAAAAAATTGAAGAATGCAAAGAAGAACAAAGGCAGCAGTTGATGCGCATTGAAGATGAACACACGTTGCTC AGATCAAAGCATTGA
- the LOC114372866 gene encoding probable BOI-related E3 ubiquitin-protein ligase 2 produces the protein MGAVQAQYPSNVLFLNSKTGQEAHDYSLQSPPGQQLLDQSHMLFNNGGTNSRKRGRETTTAAATGIAPNVINSFSLQSQSPQAQLIDLTQLHNHNQNVVSTGLRLSFGDQQQQRQQLQHHQQQHGCHSSPFISLLSEEGLSSQIKQQRDEIDQFLQAHGEQLRRTLAEKRQRHYRTLLRAAEESVLRRLREKEAEVEKATRRNAELEARAAQLSVEAQLWQAKAKAQEATAAALQAQLHQAMMSSGGGEDGGGGGLSCAGGEAEDAESAYVDPERVGPTPKCRGCAKRVASVVVLPCRHLCICAECDGHFRACPVCLTVKNSTIQVYLS, from the exons ATGGGCGCCGTTCAAGCTCAATATCCCTCCAATGTACTTTTCCTAAACAG CAAAACCGGGCAAGAAGCACATGATTATTCATTGCAATCTCCGCCAGGACAACAACTCCTTGATCAATCCCATATGCTATTCAACAACGGAG GTACTAATTCTCGAAAGAGAGGAAGagaaacaacaacagcagcagctACCGGGATTGCGCCAAACGTTATCAACTCATTCTCTTTACAATCCCAATCTCCACAGGCACAACTCATAGACCTCACTCAActtcataatcataatcaaaaTGTAGTCTCCACCGGGTTACGCTTATCCTTTGgcgaccaacaacaacaaagacagCAATTacaacatcatcaacaacagCATGGGTGTCACTCCTCTCCTTTCATATCTCTATTATCCGAAGAAGGCTTGTCTTCTCAAATCAAACAACAGCGTGACGAAATAGACCAATTCCTTCAAGCCCAT GGGGAGCAATTGCGGCGGACATTAGCGGAGAAGAGGCAGAGACATTATCGGACGCTGCTAAGAGCAGCGGAGGAATCAGTGTTGCGGAGGCTGAGGGAGAAGGAAGCGGAGGTGGAGAAAGCCACGCGCCGCAATGCGGAGTTGGAGGCACGCGCGGCGCAGCTTAGCGTGGAGGCACAGCTTTGGCAGGCCAAGGCCAAGGCGCAGGAAGCGACGGCGGCGGCGTTGCAGGCGCAGCTGCACCAGGCTATGATGAGCAGCGGCGGCGGTGAGGACGGTGGTGGGGGAGGGCTATCGTGCGCCGGGGGCGAAGCGGAGGATGCTGAGTCAGCGTACGTTGACCCGGAGCGAGTGGGTCCCACTCCGAAATGTAGAGGGTGTGCGAAACGGGTGGCTTCGGTGGTGGTGTTGCCGTGTCGCCACCTATGCATCTGCGCCGAATGCGACGGGCATTTTCGGGCTTGCCCTGTTTGCCTCACCGTTAAAAATTCAACCATCCAAGTCTATCTATCTTAG